A window of Prolixibacter sp. SD074 contains these coding sequences:
- a CDS encoding TonB-dependent receptor, giving the protein MKKEKTMTFMKFRLWHKSVLCLLAGLLLSVSSYAQQRTITGLVTDKSGEPIPSVTVMVKGTATGTITDFEGKYSLSGDIPSDGVLTFSFIGMKTREVNIGGRSTIDVTLKESVTGLDEVVVVGYGTQQKKDVTGSVAIVDSKQMDSRPNTQMGALIEGKAAGVQVLSSSGKPSQGLSIRIRGTNSITAGSEPLYVVDGVPTTDTRAINPADIQSISILKDASSAAIYGAQGANGVVLITTYKGTSAKPVVKLDVYNGFSQVWKTLSVLNGEQYRDLMTEMGKNTDWSQYTHNTDWQKEIFRNGRSQNYQLSVSGKSNKTSYYISGGWVEQVGAVRSAQMNRYNFKINLDQEVNKWLTVGTRMAYSVYSDVDVNDNQGVDKGGVLLGSLTTPPVIGIYNEDGTFTSNPFQNWENPVASTDGSNRKYKSQRMLGNVYAKVSFLKDFSFKSNLGIDDRNDIYDYFLDPFLTSYGRALNGQGINNTNKTSYYIWDNTMTYNKTLGSHKIEALAGSVIQEFYWENAHIETRNFSGNGIQTTNGGSEMIGASSDKSKKRNTSFLGRVNYSFKDKYLLTVNFRADASSVFGPDNRWGYFPSSSVGWRISQEPFMQDISFIDDLKLRAGWGIVGNDQISNYAWFGRVGSGANYPIGGSTMPGTYPSSVENRNLKWEQSEQTNVGLDFMAFRGRIQFSADAYIRNTSDLLLNAPLPRSTGFDSAIQNVGKLQNKGLEFNLTTVNVKKAINWSTNFNISFNRNKVVDLVGQEIFAGTITNRGDASLVKEGLPLGTLFGYVWGGVDPQTGNAYYIAKDGTSTFTPSAGDRVVIGDANPDFIYGMTNDISYKSLSLSIFLQGSQGNDMLNASRMETEGMTGPQNQSTAVLRRWRQPGDQTDIPKASWGSYDNSRISTRFIEDGSYLRLKSVTLSYQLPKAWMDKVKMQNVKVYATGENLWTLTDYSGFDPEVNAFGTQNTAKGIDYGTYPQTRNIIFGLNITF; this is encoded by the coding sequence ATGAAAAAAGAAAAAACAATGACGTTCATGAAATTTCGTCTTTGGCATAAATCTGTATTATGCCTGCTGGCAGGATTACTCCTGTCGGTGAGTTCGTATGCACAGCAGCGAACGATTACAGGGCTCGTGACGGACAAATCAGGAGAGCCAATTCCCTCGGTAACCGTTATGGTGAAAGGAACTGCAACCGGTACCATTACCGATTTTGAAGGCAAGTATAGCCTGTCGGGAGATATCCCTTCCGATGGCGTGCTGACCTTCAGCTTTATCGGGATGAAGACCCGGGAGGTGAACATTGGTGGCCGCTCAACGATTGATGTCACCCTGAAAGAGAGTGTAACAGGCCTCGATGAGGTGGTTGTGGTTGGTTATGGTACCCAGCAGAAAAAGGATGTAACCGGTTCGGTTGCCATCGTCGATTCCAAGCAAATGGACTCGCGTCCCAATACGCAAATGGGAGCGCTCATCGAAGGGAAAGCGGCTGGTGTACAGGTGCTTTCCAGTTCGGGTAAACCATCCCAGGGACTGAGCATTCGCATTCGCGGAACCAACTCCATTACCGCAGGCAGTGAACCGCTTTACGTAGTCGACGGGGTACCTACAACCGATACCCGCGCCATCAATCCGGCCGATATTCAAAGTATTTCCATCCTGAAAGATGCATCCTCGGCTGCCATTTACGGTGCACAAGGCGCTAACGGTGTTGTGCTGATTACCACCTATAAGGGAACTTCAGCTAAACCTGTGGTAAAACTCGACGTGTACAATGGTTTCTCGCAGGTATGGAAAACATTATCGGTGCTGAACGGTGAGCAGTACCGTGACCTGATGACCGAAATGGGCAAAAATACCGATTGGTCACAGTATACACACAATACGGATTGGCAGAAAGAGATTTTCCGGAACGGTCGTTCACAGAATTACCAGTTGTCCGTTTCCGGAAAGAGCAATAAAACATCTTATTATATTTCCGGTGGTTGGGTAGAACAGGTCGGAGCAGTGCGCAGTGCACAGATGAACCGCTACAACTTCAAAATTAACCTCGATCAGGAGGTGAATAAATGGCTGACCGTAGGAACCCGCATGGCTTACTCGGTTTATTCTGACGTGGATGTGAACGATAACCAGGGTGTCGATAAAGGTGGTGTTCTGCTCGGTTCATTGACGACTCCCCCGGTTATCGGTATTTATAACGAAGACGGGACTTTTACCAGTAACCCGTTCCAGAACTGGGAAAACCCGGTTGCCAGCACCGATGGTTCGAACCGCAAATACAAAAGCCAGCGAATGCTGGGTAATGTGTATGCTAAAGTTAGTTTCCTGAAGGATTTTAGTTTCAAATCCAATCTGGGTATCGACGATCGCAATGATATTTATGACTACTTCCTCGATCCGTTCCTGACCAGCTATGGGCGGGCTTTGAACGGACAGGGAATTAACAATACAAACAAGACCAGTTATTACATCTGGGATAACACAATGACATATAACAAAACGTTAGGTTCACACAAAATCGAAGCGTTAGCCGGTAGTGTTATCCAGGAGTTTTACTGGGAAAACGCCCACATCGAAACACGTAATTTCTCCGGTAACGGAATCCAAACGACCAACGGTGGTTCGGAAATGATTGGCGCTTCTTCCGATAAATCGAAAAAGCGGAATACTTCCTTCCTGGGACGTGTCAACTACAGTTTCAAAGACAAGTACCTGTTGACAGTCAATTTCCGTGCGGATGCTTCCAGTGTTTTCGGTCCGGATAACCGGTGGGGATATTTCCCGTCATCATCTGTCGGATGGCGTATTTCCCAGGAACCGTTTATGCAGGATATTAGCTTCATTGACGACCTGAAACTGCGGGCCGGTTGGGGTATTGTCGGTAACGACCAGATTAGCAATTATGCATGGTTCGGACGTGTGGGCAGCGGGGCCAATTACCCGATTGGCGGTTCGACAATGCCAGGAACGTATCCTTCTTCGGTAGAAAACCGGAACCTGAAATGGGAGCAATCGGAACAAACCAACGTTGGACTTGATTTTATGGCTTTCCGCGGACGTATCCAGTTTTCAGCTGATGCATACATCCGGAATACCAGCGACCTGTTGCTGAATGCACCGCTGCCCCGCAGTACCGGTTTCGATTCGGCCATTCAGAACGTAGGAAAACTGCAGAACAAAGGTCTGGAATTCAATCTGACTACGGTGAATGTGAAGAAAGCCATCAATTGGTCAACGAATTTCAATATCTCGTTTAACCGGAATAAAGTGGTTGACCTGGTTGGTCAGGAGATTTTTGCAGGAACCATCACCAACCGCGGGGATGCCAGTCTGGTAAAAGAAGGCCTGCCGTTGGGAACGCTGTTCGGTTATGTTTGGGGAGGTGTTGATCCACAAACTGGTAATGCATATTACATTGCTAAAGACGGAACCAGCACGTTTACTCCTTCGGCTGGCGACCGTGTGGTGATTGGGGATGCCAACCCTGATTTCATCTACGGTATGACCAACGATATTTCCTATAAATCACTGTCCCTGTCTATCTTCCTGCAAGGTTCGCAGGGGAACGACATGTTGAATGCTTCCCGTATGGAAACTGAAGGCATGACCGGTCCGCAGAACCAGTCGACTGCCGTACTGCGCCGCTGGAGACAACCTGGCGATCAAACAGACATTCCCAAAGCCAGTTGGGGTAGCTACGACAATTCACGTATTTCAACCCGGTTTATCGAAGATGGTTCTTACCTCCGTCTGAAATCGGTTACACTGAGCTATCAGCTTCCGAAAGCATGGATGGACAAAGTGAAAATGCAGAACGTGAAGGTGTATGCTACCGGGGAGAACCTCTGGACGCTTACTGACTACTCAGGATTTGACCCGGAAGTGAATGCCTTCGGTACGCAAAATACCGCGAAGGGCATCGACTACGGTACCTATCCGCAGACCCGGAATATCATTTTTGGTTTAAATATAACTTTCTAA
- a CDS encoding tyrosine-type recombinase/integrase encodes MPGTPYSPTSIAKILHEASTKAGIRKRVTPHMLRHSFATHLLEQGVDIRYIQTILGHEPSTTTEIYTHISKRYIEKIKNPLDELFENST; translated from the coding sequence GTGCCGGGCACGCCGTACAGCCCGACAAGCATTGCGAAAATTTTACATGAGGCCAGTACTAAAGCCGGCATTCGCAAACGGGTGACCCCGCACATGCTGCGTCACTCATTTGCCACACATTTGTTGGAACAGGGAGTTGACATCCGTTACATACAAACAATATTAGGACATGAACCGAGTACAACAACGGAGATTTACACCCATATTTCAAAACGATATATTGAAAAGATTAAAAATCCATTGGATGAACTTTTCGAAAATTCAACATAA
- the dcp gene encoding peptidyl-dipeptidase Dcp: MKRHLSFLLIALAVVITSCSNGNSGKSADKKTTDLSNNPFMKPSTLPFGAPDFTKIKDSDFQPAMEAGMKEQLSEAIKIANNPEGPTFENTLVALEKSGQTLKRVYGVFNLLAGANTNPTLQKIGEEEAPKLAAHEDAIYLNKELFYRVKRLYNQRNNMNLDPESKRLVEYYYQQFELAGANLSETDKTKLKKLNEEEATLSAQFTNRLMAAAKDGAMVVDNKAKLAGLSDNEIQAAAQDAKANNMDGKYLVPLQNTTQQPALQSLTDRAVRHELFEHSWTRAEKGDSDDTRAIISRLAEIRAEQAKLLGFSNYAAWKLQDQMAKTPEAVENFLDKLVPSATAKAKGEAAEIQKVIDKEKGGFKLQPWDWNFYAEKVRKAKYDLDESQIKPYFELNNVLENGVFYAAHELYGLSFKERHDIPVYQEDVRVFDVIDKDSTTIGLFYCDYFKRDNKSGGAWMDNIIGQSKLLNTKPVIYNVCNFTKPAPGQPALLSFDDVTTMFHEFGHALHGFFANEEYPSLSGTNVARDFVEFPSQFNEHWAMYPKVFKRYAINYKTGKPMPKELVDKIKKSATFNQGYALTELLAAAELDMQWHTIPAGDSIKNVDQFEANALQKTHLNLEQVPPRYRSSYFLHIWGNGYAAGYYAYLWAEMLDNDAYAWFEENGGLTRANGQRFRDMILSRGNTEDYNKMYNDFRGRDPEITPMLKKRGLLK; encoded by the coding sequence ATGAAACGACATCTTTCTTTTCTGCTTATTGCGCTGGCGGTTGTAATAACGTCCTGCAGCAATGGCAACAGCGGCAAATCAGCCGATAAAAAAACCACCGATTTGAGCAACAACCCCTTTATGAAACCCAGCACCCTGCCTTTTGGCGCCCCGGACTTCACTAAAATAAAAGACAGCGATTTTCAGCCTGCCATGGAAGCCGGAATGAAAGAACAATTATCCGAAGCCATTAAAATTGCCAACAATCCGGAAGGCCCTACCTTCGAAAATACACTGGTAGCCCTTGAGAAAAGCGGTCAGACCTTGAAACGCGTATATGGCGTTTTCAACTTACTGGCCGGGGCCAACACCAATCCTACCCTTCAAAAGATAGGAGAAGAAGAGGCACCGAAACTGGCAGCACACGAGGATGCCATTTATCTTAACAAAGAGCTGTTCTACCGCGTGAAACGGTTATACAACCAGCGTAACAACATGAACCTCGATCCGGAATCGAAACGACTGGTTGAATATTACTACCAGCAATTTGAACTGGCCGGCGCCAATCTTTCGGAAACCGACAAGACCAAACTCAAAAAATTAAACGAAGAAGAAGCCACGCTCAGCGCCCAATTCACCAACCGCCTGATGGCAGCAGCCAAAGACGGAGCCATGGTAGTAGATAACAAAGCAAAGCTGGCCGGACTTTCGGATAATGAAATACAGGCTGCAGCCCAGGATGCCAAAGCCAATAACATGGATGGCAAATACCTGGTTCCACTGCAGAATACCACACAGCAGCCGGCATTGCAATCGCTCACCGACCGCGCCGTGCGCCACGAACTCTTTGAACACTCGTGGACCCGCGCCGAAAAAGGCGACAGCGATGATACCCGTGCCATCATTTCCCGCTTAGCGGAAATCCGTGCAGAGCAGGCAAAATTGTTAGGCTTCAGTAATTATGCTGCCTGGAAACTACAGGACCAGATGGCTAAAACGCCCGAAGCTGTTGAGAACTTCCTAGACAAACTCGTTCCGTCCGCTACCGCGAAAGCCAAAGGCGAAGCCGCCGAAATTCAGAAAGTCATCGACAAGGAAAAAGGCGGTTTCAAACTGCAACCCTGGGACTGGAACTTCTACGCCGAAAAAGTGCGCAAAGCCAAATATGACCTCGACGAAAGTCAGATCAAACCTTATTTCGAGCTGAACAACGTACTGGAAAACGGGGTGTTCTATGCCGCACACGAACTGTACGGCCTGAGCTTCAAAGAGCGTCACGACATTCCGGTTTACCAGGAAGATGTTCGTGTTTTCGACGTGATCGACAAGGACAGCACCACCATTGGTTTGTTCTACTGCGATTACTTCAAACGCGACAACAAATCGGGCGGTGCCTGGATGGATAACATCATCGGCCAGTCGAAATTACTGAACACCAAACCGGTAATTTACAACGTATGTAACTTCACCAAACCGGCTCCGGGACAACCGGCACTGCTTAGCTTCGACGATGTAACCACCATGTTCCACGAATTTGGTCACGCATTGCACGGCTTCTTTGCCAACGAGGAGTATCCGAGTCTTTCGGGAACAAATGTTGCCCGCGACTTCGTAGAATTCCCGTCACAGTTTAACGAGCACTGGGCAATGTACCCGAAAGTATTCAAGCGCTACGCCATCAATTACAAAACCGGCAAACCGATGCCGAAAGAATTGGTGGACAAAATCAAGAAATCAGCGACGTTCAACCAGGGTTACGCTCTGACCGAATTGCTGGCTGCTGCCGAACTGGATATGCAATGGCACACCATTCCAGCCGGCGACTCCATCAAAAATGTGGATCAGTTCGAGGCCAACGCCCTGCAGAAAACACACCTGAACCTGGAACAAGTCCCGCCGCGTTACCGCTCTTCTTATTTCCTTCACATCTGGGGAAATGGTTATGCTGCCGGTTACTACGCTTACCTGTGGGCCGAAATGCTGGACAACGATGCCTATGCATGGTTTGAAGAGAATGGCGGTTTGACCCGTGCCAATGGTCAGCGTTTCCGCGACATGATTTTGTCGCGTGGCAACACCGAAGATTACAACAAAATGTACAACGACTTCCGCGGACGCGATCCGGAGATTACCCCGATGTTAAAAAAACGTGGTTTGCTGAAGTAA
- a CDS encoding DUF4810 domain-containing protein has product MKKILFISITVLMLASCTTQKPLYSWDNYEITSYNYLKNSDEKSTQELIETYQNIIEKQKGSRGVVPPGVYADYGYVLLQANNTEEGKAMLLKEVALYPESKIFIDRILKMIEK; this is encoded by the coding sequence GTGAAAAAAATACTATTCATTTCTATAACTGTTTTAATGTTGGCATCATGCACAACGCAGAAACCTTTGTATTCTTGGGATAATTATGAAATCACCAGCTACAATTATCTAAAAAATAGTGATGAAAAATCAACTCAAGAATTAATCGAAACCTATCAAAATATTATTGAAAAACAGAAAGGTTCCAGAGGGGTTGTCCCCCCAGGTGTTTACGCCGATTATGGCTATGTATTACTTCAAGCTAATAATACAGAAGAAGGTAAAGCAATGTTGTTAAAAGAGGTTGCTTTATATCCTGAATCAAAAATATTTATTGATAGAATCTTAAAAATGATTGAAAAATGA
- a CDS encoding tyrosine-type recombinase/integrase translates to MPTDLIIVLEKARHRDKTVVTFGFDYDQKVIEQVKQVAGARWGQTMGCWYVPEGQLDLHAFFESLKGMAFIDYSGLKQERKKPPKKEKVIKGERLSLSIGRPREANPLPSVLSKPEIQQIITKCSNIKHKCILSLIYSAGLRRSELIHLRPTDIDSQRGLIRIEGAKGKKDRYSLLSAPLLLQLRAYFKRYKPQTWLFEGPGAGHAVQPDKHCENFT, encoded by the coding sequence ATGCCAACAGACCTGATCATCGTACTTGAAAAAGCCCGTCACCGTGATAAAACAGTGGTTACTTTTGGGTTTGACTACGACCAGAAGGTGATTGAGCAGGTAAAGCAGGTAGCCGGTGCACGCTGGGGCCAAACGATGGGATGTTGGTACGTGCCGGAAGGGCAGTTGGATTTGCATGCCTTTTTTGAGTCCCTGAAGGGGATGGCTTTTATTGACTATTCCGGACTGAAACAAGAAAGGAAGAAACCACCCAAAAAAGAAAAAGTCATTAAAGGGGAGCGACTTTCCCTTTCCATAGGCCGTCCCCGCGAAGCAAATCCGTTACCGTCTGTACTTAGCAAACCAGAAATACAGCAAATCATAACAAAGTGCAGCAACATTAAGCATAAATGCATTTTATCGCTCATTTATTCAGCCGGGTTGCGTAGAAGCGAATTGATCCATTTAAGGCCTACAGACATTGATTCTCAAAGGGGGCTAATCCGAATTGAAGGAGCGAAAGGAAAGAAAGACCGGTACAGTTTGCTCTCTGCGCCTTTATTATTGCAGTTACGGGCGTATTTCAAAAGGTATAAGCCCCAGACATGGCTATTTGAAGGGCCTGGTGCCGGGCACGCCGTACAGCCCGACAAGCATTGCGAAAATTTTACATGA
- a CDS encoding RagB/SusD family nutrient uptake outer membrane protein: MNLHSFKKYILSAAVLFSAAACNNYLDLTPISEETSGSAYSTANQIEAALTGAYETFQSSDYYVWDQILLEDVRTDNDYAGGDNPEIFAIDLFNITPTNSRVLGWWSSLYNGILKANTVIDRIQDVTDPKLTDERKQEIMGEAYFLRALHYYNLAKNWGGVPLVLESTTTTDPGKIQLPRATEAEVYAQILKDLDEAAKRLPDTYGSDATVNKARATAGAAYALAAKACMQEPSHDYAKALEYIAKVEASSANYRLLDNYADLFDGNHYNNAESILEVQFTGGSEGNWAPQMMLPPSLSGDTWRKFVVPSHNLVDAYDAEGDVVRKNASVLFENVKDWIDEYWGNAKGSSIPFAYKMKNAMGWASTDRLYILRYGDIVLLKAEALNETGNLSAAATEVNKIRARVNLAPLTAGQTGTKDALRTAILNERRLELAQEAQRWDDLKRHNLVVSTMNNLQEIDLRTGQLTQYNVTEAKTLLPIPQQELDRNPQLEQNPL, from the coding sequence ATGAATTTGCATTCATTCAAAAAATATATCCTCAGCGCAGCGGTGCTCTTTTCGGCGGCTGCCTGTAACAACTATCTCGATTTGACGCCGATCTCGGAAGAGACGAGCGGAAGTGCTTACTCAACCGCTAATCAAATTGAGGCTGCACTGACCGGTGCGTACGAGACTTTCCAGTCGTCCGACTACTACGTGTGGGATCAGATTCTTCTGGAAGATGTTCGCACCGACAATGACTATGCAGGAGGAGACAACCCGGAGATTTTCGCTATTGATTTGTTCAATATCACCCCTACGAATAGCCGTGTACTGGGGTGGTGGTCGTCGCTCTACAACGGGATTCTGAAAGCCAACACCGTCATCGACCGGATTCAGGACGTTACCGATCCGAAGTTAACAGATGAACGCAAACAAGAGATCATGGGCGAAGCTTACTTCCTCAGGGCGTTGCATTACTACAACCTGGCGAAAAACTGGGGCGGCGTACCCCTGGTGCTCGAATCGACGACAACAACTGATCCAGGCAAGATACAGTTACCTCGTGCCACCGAAGCAGAGGTGTATGCCCAGATCCTGAAAGATTTGGACGAAGCAGCGAAACGGTTGCCGGATACTTATGGAAGTGATGCAACGGTTAACAAAGCACGCGCCACAGCCGGTGCAGCTTATGCACTTGCGGCAAAGGCCTGTATGCAGGAGCCTTCGCATGACTATGCCAAAGCGCTGGAATACATTGCAAAAGTTGAGGCAAGCTCGGCTAATTATCGTTTACTGGATAATTATGCCGACCTGTTTGACGGTAACCACTACAACAATGCCGAGTCGATTCTGGAAGTACAGTTTACCGGAGGAAGTGAAGGAAACTGGGCCCCGCAGATGATGTTGCCGCCCTCGTTAAGCGGTGATACCTGGCGCAAGTTTGTCGTTCCGTCGCATAACCTGGTAGATGCTTATGATGCAGAAGGTGATGTAGTACGGAAAAATGCCAGTGTGCTTTTCGAAAATGTCAAAGACTGGATTGACGAATACTGGGGTAATGCGAAAGGCAGCAGCATTCCGTTTGCTTACAAGATGAAAAATGCGATGGGTTGGGCAAGTACCGACCGTTTGTATATTCTTCGCTATGGCGACATCGTGTTGCTGAAAGCTGAAGCGCTAAACGAAACCGGTAACCTGTCGGCTGCTGCCACTGAAGTAAATAAAATTCGTGCTCGTGTAAATCTTGCACCACTGACGGCTGGGCAAACCGGTACAAAAGACGCTTTACGTACCGCTATTCTAAATGAACGCCGTTTGGAACTGGCTCAGGAAGCACAGCGTTGGGACGACCTGAAACGTCACAATCTGGTGGTTTCTACAATGAACAATCTGCAGGAAATTGACCTGAGAACTGGTCAGCTAACCCAGTACAACGTAACGGAAGCCAAAACACTGCTCCCGATTCCGCAGCAGGAACTCGACAGGAACCCGCAACTGGAACAAAACCCATTGTAA
- a CDS encoding DUF6377 domain-containing protein — protein sequence MRKLLLLLILLAGSWQMGRAGEIDSLLHQLDLTMKQRKQYEQVKLQKIKNIKNLLNEPGLNLNQRYYINNRILDEYIPFNFDSALHYIDLNFQLARDLENKTMLNETHINLSGILASSGRYEEALDILHEVDRKHLSEKLLPNYYNDFMHVYSDLNVYNQVKENAGKYYKLYKAYRDSVVKLLDPNSEAFLAIKEKQYRDAGEYDSCRWVNSKRLAMAQMGTREYSMITFDRSLSYQLQNNTVLREKYLILSAMSDIRAAVKDNASMAALSTILYKENKIDRAYEYVKFSFEDAAYFNSRLRYMQISNILPVVTAAYQSKSDKQKAHLRNLLIIISLLSLVLLLSILFIYNQVKKLAKARKELQTVNLKLQDLNVHLSDANTQLNELNNRLSESNHVKEQYIGNFFSICSDYIDKLDGFRRNVNKQIADREVAELFEKTRSKRLIEDEIREFYDNFDHTFLQIYPDFVENFNALLNEDEKIVLKKGELLNTELRIFALIRLGINDSANIAKLLRYSVNTIYNYRVKVKNRAAVPRDVFEDYVMKIGEFSQG from the coding sequence ATGAGGAAGTTACTGTTGTTACTTATTCTTTTGGCAGGAAGCTGGCAAATGGGCAGGGCCGGCGAGATTGATTCGTTGTTGCACCAGCTGGATTTAACCATGAAACAGCGGAAGCAATATGAGCAGGTCAAGCTGCAGAAGATAAAAAACATCAAAAACTTACTCAATGAGCCGGGGCTGAATTTGAACCAGCGATATTACATCAACAACCGTATCCTCGACGAATACATCCCGTTTAACTTCGACTCGGCCCTTCACTACATCGATTTGAATTTTCAGCTGGCCCGTGACCTGGAAAACAAGACGATGCTGAATGAAACCCACATTAACCTTTCGGGAATCCTGGCCTCATCGGGCAGGTACGAAGAGGCGTTGGATATTTTGCACGAAGTGGACCGAAAACATCTATCGGAAAAACTACTGCCGAACTACTACAACGATTTCATGCATGTGTATTCCGACCTGAATGTGTATAACCAGGTAAAGGAGAATGCCGGGAAATATTACAAATTGTATAAAGCCTACCGTGATTCGGTGGTGAAACTGCTCGACCCCAATTCGGAAGCTTTCCTGGCCATTAAGGAAAAACAGTACCGCGACGCCGGAGAGTACGATTCGTGCCGTTGGGTGAACAGCAAGCGTTTGGCGATGGCCCAAATGGGGACCCGCGAATATTCGATGATAACCTTCGATCGATCGTTATCTTACCAACTTCAAAACAATACGGTACTGCGGGAAAAATACCTGATTTTGTCGGCCATGTCCGATATCCGTGCCGCGGTGAAGGATAATGCATCGATGGCAGCCCTGTCTACCATTCTTTACAAAGAAAACAAGATTGATCGTGCATATGAGTATGTGAAATTTTCTTTCGAAGACGCGGCTTATTTCAATTCGCGTTTGCGGTATATGCAGATATCCAACATCCTTCCGGTGGTTACAGCGGCGTATCAAAGCAAAAGTGACAAACAGAAGGCCCATTTACGTAATCTGTTGATTATTATTAGCCTGTTGTCGCTCGTGTTGTTGCTGTCCATTCTGTTTATTTACAATCAGGTGAAGAAATTGGCGAAAGCCCGAAAGGAATTGCAAACGGTGAACCTGAAATTGCAGGATTTGAACGTACACCTGTCCGATGCCAACACTCAGCTGAACGAGCTGAATAATCGACTATCGGAATCGAACCACGTGAAAGAGCAGTACATTGGCAACTTCTTTAGCATTTGCTCCGATTACATTGATAAGCTCGATGGCTTCCGCCGGAACGTGAACAAACAGATTGCCGACAGGGAAGTGGCTGAACTGTTTGAGAAAACCAGGTCGAAACGACTAATCGAAGATGAAATCAGGGAGTTCTATGACAATTTCGATCATACCTTCCTGCAGATCTATCCCGATTTTGTAGAAAATTTCAATGCCCTGCTAAATGAGGATGAGAAGATTGTTCTCAAAAAGGGGGAGTTGCTGAATACGGAATTGCGCATTTTCGCCCTTATCCGACTTGGAATTAACGACAGCGCCAACATTGCCAAACTTCTCCGCTATTCGGTGAATACCATTTATAATTACCGGGTGAAAGTAAAAAACCGGGCTGCTGTTCCCCGCGACGTCTTTGAAGATTACGTGATGAAAATCGGTGAATTTTCGCAAGGTTAA
- a CDS encoding CsgG/HfaB family protein, whose product MKDKKTIVSTFNFNQMNKTLIGIAIVTIAFSCTTQQKVVKVEPQIQEVKQEDQALKRKVAIARFSNETQYAKGVFYDKDNDPIGKQAVDILSTKLASTNKFILLERQDMDKIMEELKLAGNEGLQKVGADYLIIGSVTEFGRKNVGDVNAFSRSKTQTVQAGVSIRLVDVSTGQIIYSEEAKGEAETTNKTVMGLGERTDYDATLSDKAISAAISKLVENIINNCMDRPWKSYVLSYDEDGILISGGKSQGLKVGDIYEVVEKGKRVKNPQTGMMMELPGKSVGKIRIDFTGGENPQSEFSMVTFTEGSIDKQNLSKYYIKEIK is encoded by the coding sequence ATGAAAGACAAAAAGACCATAGTATCAACTTTTAATTTTAATCAAATGAACAAAACATTAATTGGAATTGCGATTGTTACAATTGCATTTAGCTGTACGACACAGCAAAAAGTGGTGAAAGTAGAGCCACAAATTCAAGAAGTAAAGCAAGAGGATCAGGCATTAAAGCGAAAAGTTGCTATTGCTCGTTTTTCGAATGAGACTCAGTATGCTAAAGGCGTATTCTATGACAAAGATAACGACCCAATTGGAAAGCAGGCAGTTGATATTTTATCCACTAAACTGGCATCGACAAACAAATTTATCTTGTTAGAACGTCAGGATATGGATAAAATAATGGAGGAATTAAAACTCGCTGGAAATGAAGGTCTACAAAAAGTTGGTGCAGACTACTTAATTATTGGTTCTGTAACTGAATTTGGAAGAAAAAATGTTGGTGATGTTAACGCATTTTCAAGAAGTAAAACTCAAACTGTGCAAGCTGGTGTAAGCATACGTTTGGTTGATGTTTCTACCGGACAGATTATCTATTCCGAAGAGGCTAAAGGAGAAGCGGAAACTACAAATAAAACAGTTATGGGCTTAGGAGAACGAACTGATTATGACGCTACCTTGAGTGATAAAGCAATTTCAGCAGCAATTTCAAAATTGGTTGAAAACATTATTAATAACTGTATGGACAGACCTTGGAAATCATACGTTCTCTCGTATGATGAAGACGGAATCTTAATTTCAGGTGGGAAAAGTCAAGGCTTGAAGGTCGGAGACATTTATGAAGTTGTTGAGAAAGGCAAAAGGGTTAAAAATCCTCAAACAGGCATGATGATGGAATTACCTGGAAAATCCGTTGGAAAAATCAGAATAGATTTTACCGGGGGTGAAAATCCACAAAGCGAATTTTCTATGGTTACATTTACTGAGGGTAGCATAGACAAACAAAATTTAAGTAAGTACTATATAAAGGAGATTAAATAA